Part of the Kitasatospora sp. NBC_01266 genome, CGCTGGAGATCACCGCGGAGATGCCGGAACGCACCGTCTGGCTGCCGCTCAATTCCGCCGGCTCCGGTGTCCACCGCACGCTCGGCACCACGGTCGGCCACCTGGTCACCATCGCCCCGGCAGGAGGGGAGGAGTAATGGCGCACTGGACATACGCCGCCGGTCACCAGGCTTACGCCGCCGGCTACCAGACGCTCGGCTTCTTCGGGCGTGACCCGTGGTGGCTGGTCGTCATCAAGGCGCTCTTCTGCTTCGCCTTCCTGCTGATCACCGTGCTGGTCTCGATCGTCTGGGAGCGCAAGGTCGTCGCCTGGATGCAGCTGCGGATCGGCCCCAACCGGCACGGCCCCTGGGGCATGCTGCAGTCGCTGGCCGACGGCGTGAAGCTCGCCCTCAAGGAGGACCTGGTGGTCTCCGGGGCGGACAAGGTGGTCTACATCCTGGCCCCCGTGGTCTGCGCGATCCCGGCCTTCATGGCGATCGCGGTGATCCCGTTCGGCCCGGCCGACAACGAGATCTCGATCTTCGGCACCCGCACCCCGATGCAGCTGACCGACCTGCCGGTGGCCCTGCTCTACATCCTGGCCACCGCCTCGATCGGGATCTACGGCATCGTGCTGGCGGGCTGGTCCTCCGGTTCCACCTACCCGCTGCTCGGCGGGGTGCGCTCGGCGGCCCAGATGATCTCCTACGAGATCGCGATGGGGCTCTCGTTCGCGGCGGTCTTCATCTACTCCGGGTCGATGTCGACCTCGCAGATCGTCGACTCGCAGCAGTCCACCTGGTTCGCGGTGCTGCTGCCGGTCTCGTTCATCGTCTACATCATCGCGATGGTCGGTGAGACCAACCGGGCGCCGTTCGACCTGCCGGAGGCCGAGGGCGAGCTGGTCGGCGGCTTCAACACCGAGTACAGCTCGCTGAAGTTCGCGATGTTCATGCTGGCCGAGTACGTCAACATGGTGACCGTCTCGGCGGTCGCGAGCACGCTCTTCCTGGGCGGCTGGCGGGCCCCGTGGCCGATCTCCACCTTCTGGGCCGGCGCCAACCACGGCTGGTGGCCGCTGCTCTGGATCATCATCAAGATCCAGCTGCTGCTCTTCTTCTTCATCTGGCTGCGCGGCACGCTGCCCCGGCTGCGCTACGACCAGTTCATGAAGCTCGGCTGGAAGGTGCTGATCCCGGTCTCGCTGGTCTGGCTGGTGATGGTGGCCAGTGTCCGGGCGCTGCGCAACGACGGTCAGGGCTTCGGCCAGGTGGTGCTCTACGTGGGCGCCCCGGTGGCCGCGGTGCTGCTGCTCTCGCTGCTCTGGGACGCCTTCCGGCACAAGGAGCAGCCGCAGCAGC contains:
- the nuoH gene encoding NADH-quinone oxidoreductase subunit NuoH, encoding MAHWTYAAGHQAYAAGYQTLGFFGRDPWWLVVIKALFCFAFLLITVLVSIVWERKVVAWMQLRIGPNRHGPWGMLQSLADGVKLALKEDLVVSGADKVVYILAPVVCAIPAFMAIAVIPFGPADNEISIFGTRTPMQLTDLPVALLYILATASIGIYGIVLAGWSSGSTYPLLGGVRSAAQMISYEIAMGLSFAAVFIYSGSMSTSQIVDSQQSTWFAVLLPVSFIVYIIAMVGETNRAPFDLPEAEGELVGGFNTEYSSLKFAMFMLAEYVNMVTVSAVASTLFLGGWRAPWPISTFWAGANHGWWPLLWIIIKIQLLLFFFIWLRGTLPRLRYDQFMKLGWKVLIPVSLVWLVMVASVRALRNDGQGFGQVVLYVGAPVAAVLLLSLLWDAFRHKEQPQQLEPPAEFDPMAGGYPVPPLPGQHLPPVPRRRSRVPQAAPPKPLEDALNGANGANHCEGS